The genomic stretch ACGACATGACGGAGGCGACGATGacgatgacaggacgtaggtgacgtggacaggacgtaggtgacgtGGACAGGACACATACATACTACGAGGTCATAAGCATGTGGACATAGGAACCAACCCTGTGGCTCGTAGAAGACGTCCGATCCCAAGATGATGTCCATCTCGGGAAGCAGAACAAGCTCAGGTGAGACTTCCCCCCAGGTGAGGCCCAGCACGCCGACATCACGGAGGCCGTTGGCCTCACAGCTGCGCCTGCAGTTCTCCAGACACACTGGAGTCTCAGCGCTGTCCGACAGGATCACCTTCGCACCGCACCTGGCAGCCACCACGCCCGGTAGACTCACACCTGCACCGAGCTgcggagacacacacacctcacaaaCAGTTTACAAGATGACCGCTCACAATCCCAAACTGTGAGATGAAAGTCTCGTCCTCACCTCCAGCACCGTCCTGTCTCTCAGCTGGTGTCTCTGTGTCCACAGATACTGAGCCAGAACCACGGCACAGGGCCACACATACATCCCATACTGGGCATCCAGAACCTGACGAGAGGAtcacaggtaaacacacaggtaactacACACAGGTAGGTAAACACACAGGTAGGtaaacacacagataaacacacaggtaaacacacaggtcaacacacaggtaaacacacaggtagacacacaggtaactacacaggtaaacacacaggtaaacacacaggTAGACACACAGGTAGgtaaacacacaggtaactacACAGGTGAacacacaggtaaacacacaggtaggtaaacacacaatacacacaggtaaacacacaggtaactacCAAAGAGTGATGAGAACAAAACACAACTAGCATATTGGACATTTTAACCACACCTTGCATATCAATCCACAAAATGTACGAGACAGTTTCAAGATATTAGACAATTTCTGAATAACCTCCAGTCTTCTAGAGATCATCCATCACAGTCCGTAGTGATTCTACTGGACGCCTACAGACATCCAGTTATATTAGTTTACATCTGATTTAAATAAAGACATATTGAGTTAGTTTAGTTACTGGATGTATCCAGATAGTTTATATCACACAGTGAAGTCAGTTTCACACAGAAGTTCATTAACAGCTGCTGGACCTGCAGTATCATCATGTACATTAAAGCTGGAACAGACAGGGACTGACCTCagggatggagacagacagggacTGACCTCagggatggagacagacagggacTCAGGtatggagacagacagggacTCAGGtatggagacagacagggacTGACCTCagggatggagacagacagggacTCAGGtatggagacagacagggacTGACCTCagggatggagacagacagggacTGACCTCagggatggagacagacagggacTGACCTCagggatggagacagacagggacTCAGGtatggagacagacagggacTGACCTCagggatggagacagacagggtgTCTCTGTTGTTGTCTTTAAAGGTgaactgtctgtctgctctgctgggTGTCTCTGGTGTCTCTGGTGTCTCTGGTCCTCTGGGCTCCATCCTGCTGGTTAAAACTCCTTCAATTACATCATCACATCTCCAGCTAGTATTCAGACTCTTTGTCTTCTGGGGAGGAATTCGTTAAACCAATTTAATTGATCTTTATATTGATCTTGATATTGATGTTTGATCACTAGCAGCCACGCTGAAGTCTACTTCCTTGTGATGTGTGGACGCGAACGAGTCGGTTCTTTGAGCCGgttcttttaagtgaacgatgggagccggctcccgtccgagagacgtttttttatttatttctttaattaattcaaggctgAATGATAGGACGCTTCCcggcattggacgcttgatgggctgtcactagacacaGGCTGcccccacctgattggacgaacgctttcacTGGCttctcttcttggtgagctgagccaaatgatctggatcactaaaaagagccttaATTCCCATCACGACTGTTTCCGTGTCGACCACGACAACAAAAAGAAGACACTTCaacagccaatcaaatcaacGCAAAATGCCTGGCGGGAAGGCTAAAGCTACATCCTGTCCAATCAGCGTTTAGCTCTGGCGGGCCGTGATAGCCAATGAGCTTTCTGTTCCGGCTACAGGGGGCGGGCtctagtgatgtcatcagttgCCTTCAGCAGTGTGTTGACTAGCAGCCGCAGCTAGCTGAGTTAGCTCCACAGCTAGCTTCAGAATGAACCATAAGAGTAAGAAGCGGATTAAAGAGGCGAAGCGGAGCGCCAGACCGGAGCTGAAGGACTCTTTGGACTGGATCAGACACGACTACCAGGACTCCTTCGACGTGTCGCATCGCAGCGTGAAGGTAAACTCTCCATGGAGCATCCAGGCTGAGCTAACAGGAGCTAACAGTAGATAGCCGCAgccaaggcctatagaaggaggctgCATCACGCGTCATATTTCCGGGTGGTATTGtgcatgcgcagtagaatctggtctgcactcgccgaaattgagccaatcaaaACGCAGCttgagttacactgcgcatgcgctgTACCCTATACTACAAGACCCGCGTCCCAGCCTCCTCCTATAGGCCTTGACTGCAGCAGGAGTGCAGCTGGTCACGTAGACAGCGAGCTGCTGTTACACTAAGTCACACATATATATCACTAAGTTATATATCACTAAGTTATATATCACTaagtcacatatatatatatcactaagtcacacatactgtatatatcactAAGTTATATATCACTAAGtcacatatatatatcactaagtcacaaatactgtatatatcactAAGTTATATATCACTAAGTCACATATATATCACTaagtcacatatatatatatatatatcactaagtcacatacatatatatcactaagtcacatacatatatatcactaagtcacatatatatatatcactaaGTTATATATCACTAAGTTGTATATCACTAAGTCACATATATATCACTAAGTTATATATCACTAAGTCACATATATATCACTAAGTTATATATCACTAAGTCACATATATATCACTGtcacatatatatatcactAAGTCACATATATATGTCACTAAGTTATATATCACTAAGTCACATATATATCACTAAGTTATATATCACTAAGTCACATATATATCACTAAGTTATATATCACTAAGTCACATATATATCACTAAGTTATATATCACTAAGTCACATATATATCACTAAGTTATATATCACTAAGTCACATATATATCACTAAGTTATATATCACTAAGTCACATATATATCACTGtcacatatatatatcactAAGTCACATATATATCACtgtcacatatatatatatatatatcactaaGTTGTATATCACTAAGTCACATTATTAGTTTAATTTCAGGCTCTGACATCTTTTTATTTAACTTCATCACATACTTAATGTTACTAGTAACAGCTAGAGTAGCAGTAACACTCATTTATTACTGTCTTTATTTacaaattttcaaaataaagaatgcacataaaaataaaagaataacaataaggcattaaacaataaaacactaaaCAGTAAGGCATTAAACAATAAGGTATTAAATTAAAGGGAAATCAAAAGTATTGACCGTAAAAAGTGAATCCTTGTGTGTCACTTAACAAAACGTGCTCTGATGTCCTTAGAGGACGAAAATGTCTgcataaaattatatattataaaatatatatattattattttccacgTTTTGTAGAATTTTAACCCTTAAAATGCCAGTTGGTTTACATAATGccactgttgttttttctaTATACTAAATGCTAGGTTGATTTTTTTCCACAGTCTGTGATATGTcaatgatttattttaatgcattttttattttttgtgtgcaGGAAAACAGCATGTTTAGGGCAAACATGGTGGAAATAGTAAAAAGTCCAGTGTTGAAGCAAGCGAGGGCTTTAGATTTAAGAGAATACATGATTTTATGCTGTAATGGCTGCGAGGTCAAAAAGTGTGGTTTTAATGGATTTCaatggggacatttttgtcTGAGTGTATTTTTGGctacacagtttattatagaTTCAAGTATTCAGTATTGCTGGAAATGTAAATAATTGCTGACAATGATTCTGatctatttgacttcaggacatctctgactacagac from Sebastes fasciatus isolate fSebFas1 chromosome 13, fSebFas1.pri, whole genome shotgun sequence encodes the following:
- the mettl23 gene encoding histone-arginine methyltransferase METTL23 isoform X3, with product MYVWPCAVVLAQYLWTQRHQLRDRTVLEVCVSPQLGAGVSLPGVVAARCGAKVILSDSAETPVCLENCRRSCEANGLRDVGVLGLTWGEVSPELVLLPEMDIILGSDVFYEPQDFEDVLLTVSFLLRKNPRAQFWTAYQERSADWSVEALLDRWKLNCVDVQLETFDADKPELAGSTLPGNHSVLMMIITLKTEDVGP
- the mettl23 gene encoding histone-arginine methyltransferase METTL23 isoform X4; translated protein: MYVWPCAVVLAQYLWTQRHQLRDRTVLELGAGVSLPGVVAARCGAKVILSDSAETPVCLENCRRSCEANGLRDVGVLGLTWGEVSPELVLLPEMDIILGSDVFYEPQDFEDVLLTVSFLLRKNPRAQFWTAYQERSADWSVEALLDRWKLNCVDVQLETFDADKPELAGSTLPGNHSVLMMIITLKTEDVGP
- the mettl23 gene encoding histone-arginine methyltransferase METTL23 isoform X1, whose product is MEPRGPETPETPETPSRADRQFTFKDNNRDTLSVSIPEVLDAQYGMYVWPCAVVLAQYLWTQRHQLRDRTVLEVCVSPQLGAGVSLPGVVAARCGAKVILSDSAETPVCLENCRRSCEANGLRDVGVLGLTWGEVSPELVLLPEMDIILGSDVFYEPQDFEDVLLTVSFLLRKNPRAQFWTAYQERSADWSVEALLDRWKLNCVDVQLETFDADKPELAGSTLPGNHSVLMMIITLKTEDVGP
- the mettl23 gene encoding histone-arginine methyltransferase METTL23 isoform X2, with the translated sequence MEPRGPETPETPETPSRADRQFTFKDNNRDTLSVSIPEVLDAQYGMYVWPCAVVLAQYLWTQRHQLRDRTVLELGAGVSLPGVVAARCGAKVILSDSAETPVCLENCRRSCEANGLRDVGVLGLTWGEVSPELVLLPEMDIILGSDVFYEPQDFEDVLLTVSFLLRKNPRAQFWTAYQERSADWSVEALLDRWKLNCVDVQLETFDADKPELAGSTLPGNHSVLMMIITLKTEDVGP